A single window of Syntrophotalea acetylenica DNA harbors:
- a CDS encoding PAS domain S-box protein, with protein sequence MTRIVASGRNFKQKIEDLEWQDHVCYVYDLDQEWQEAASGFLAAGLTRGERGCCLLPAGFWTGQKTRCADDAILFQRAMEKGCLLHPHDEDMLVAWLADLQVFFEKLRAHCSAAGFTGCRCIVDMHWLQRCGIPEQVRGDFLLWLNQSMADMPLLALCGYARQHAAPAELQVAFARHSYVCHAGHLLPGGFGMEPGYGHARRLGLSISKGRRPFRRGPVLDAIFKAAPFALWILNRNRQVVFVNQQVCDTLGVSEEQILSGAWLPAAGAGEYGTFFGMHDPAVYEAGGPVETELSLMHADGCLHDYRVIRTRVMGDDGQIEGILGLALDITDRKIAEKRLRQSERRFRDIALEVGDLIWEVGPNWRFRYLSEKAKDILGYEADRLVGRSLAELDNAAPQETWQVLFRALETAPTRFRNVEKWWQTPDGRQRCLLLSGVPVIGEDGRPGGFRGVAEDITERKQQEANLKRALWQAEDARDKIDSILRSITDALIVVDSGGRFVMLNPAAEDLFGTTAEQALGASVYALCPGSNVSDAIRRLMADVATGSAVDEICLAWPAESARRQTYFKARASQVRNLQGDGPGVIVLFQDMTREREMERLKTEFISTAAHELRTPLTSIMGYLEFCMHPEEFGGFPDAQLREFMAEIYDKAEVLERIVSDLLDISRMDAGREIPLIMETVDVSQVSRKILQHFQLQFPAYRFEMVFAPEISHRVQADRQKLVQVLENLVSNAVKYSPEGSVVRVSGASEGTAYRISVCDRGIGMTPQQIARMFEKFYRAVDLNSGVRGLGLGMHIVKHIIERHGGTIAVHSQPGKGTEIIVNLPLGG encoded by the coding sequence ATGACACGGATTGTAGCTTCTGGCCGGAATTTCAAACAGAAAATTGAAGATCTCGAATGGCAGGATCATGTTTGTTATGTTTATGATCTGGACCAGGAATGGCAGGAGGCGGCGAGCGGTTTTCTGGCGGCGGGGCTGACCCGAGGAGAACGCGGCTGCTGTCTGCTCCCCGCGGGATTCTGGACGGGCCAGAAAACGCGTTGTGCCGATGACGCCATTCTCTTTCAACGGGCCATGGAAAAAGGATGCCTTTTGCATCCGCATGATGAGGATATGCTGGTCGCATGGCTGGCAGATTTGCAGGTTTTTTTCGAGAAACTCAGGGCGCATTGTTCCGCTGCCGGGTTCACGGGCTGCAGGTGCATTGTGGATATGCACTGGTTGCAGCGTTGCGGAATCCCCGAACAGGTACGTGGTGATTTTCTGTTGTGGCTCAACCAGTCGATGGCGGACATGCCGCTGTTGGCTCTGTGCGGCTATGCCCGGCAGCATGCCGCGCCTGCCGAATTGCAGGTTGCCTTTGCTCGGCACAGCTATGTCTGCCATGCCGGCCATTTGCTGCCCGGCGGCTTTGGCATGGAACCAGGATACGGTCATGCGAGGCGCCTGGGTCTGTCGATATCAAAGGGGCGTCGCCCATTCCGGCGAGGTCCGGTACTGGACGCAATTTTCAAGGCGGCGCCTTTCGCTCTGTGGATACTGAATCGGAATCGGCAGGTCGTATTCGTCAATCAGCAGGTGTGCGATACGCTGGGTGTTTCCGAAGAGCAGATCCTCTCCGGCGCCTGGCTGCCTGCAGCAGGCGCCGGAGAGTACGGCACGTTTTTCGGCATGCATGATCCAGCGGTGTATGAAGCCGGGGGGCCGGTGGAAACCGAGCTGTCCCTGATGCACGCCGATGGTTGCCTGCACGATTATCGGGTCATCCGCACCCGGGTGATGGGAGATGATGGACAGATCGAAGGCATTCTTGGCCTGGCTCTGGATATCACCGATCGGAAAATAGCCGAAAAGCGGCTTCGTCAGAGTGAGCGACGTTTCCGGGATATTGCCCTTGAGGTAGGCGACCTGATTTGGGAAGTTGGGCCAAACTGGCGCTTTCGCTATCTTTCGGAAAAGGCAAAAGACATCCTTGGCTACGAGGCGGACAGGCTGGTCGGGCGATCTCTTGCCGAACTTGACAATGCCGCACCGCAGGAAACCTGGCAGGTTCTGTTTCGTGCCCTTGAGACAGCCCCGACCCGGTTTCGTAATGTCGAAAAATGGTGGCAGACTCCGGATGGAAGACAGCGCTGTCTGCTGCTCAGCGGCGTACCGGTCATCGGTGAAGACGGTCGGCCGGGCGGGTTCCGCGGGGTGGCGGAGGATATCACCGAGCGCAAGCAGCAGGAGGCTAATCTCAAAAGAGCCCTGTGGCAAGCCGAGGATGCCCGTGATAAAATCGACAGTATCCTGCGGTCCATCACCGACGCTTTGATTGTTGTCGACAGCGGCGGCCGTTTCGTCATGCTTAATCCCGCGGCTGAAGATTTGTTCGGGACCACTGCGGAACAAGCGCTGGGGGCCTCAGTGTATGCACTTTGTCCGGGCAGCAATGTCAGCGACGCCATACGTCGATTGATGGCGGACGTGGCGACGGGTTCAGCCGTGGATGAAATCTGCCTGGCCTGGCCTGCCGAATCGGCCCGGCGGCAGACTTATTTTAAAGCCCGGGCCTCGCAGGTTCGCAATCTGCAGGGAGACGGCCCGGGGGTTATCGTCCTTTTTCAGGACATGACCCGCGAGCGGGAAATGGAGCGGCTTAAAACCGAATTCATTTCCACCGCCGCCCATGAGTTGCGCACGCCCCTGACTTCCATCATGGGGTATCTCGAGTTTTGTATGCATCCGGAAGAATTTGGCGGTTTTCCAGATGCACAACTGCGGGAATTCATGGCGGAAATCTACGACAAGGCCGAGGTTCTGGAGCGCATCGTCTCCGATCTTCTGGATATCAGCCGCATGGACGCGGGAAGGGAAATCCCCCTGATCATGGAAACGGTTGACGTATCCCAGGTCAGCCGCAAAATCCTGCAGCATTTTCAGTTGCAGTTTCCGGCTTATCGGTTTGAGATGGTTTTTGCGCCGGAGATCAGCCACCGGGTTCAGGCCGACCGGCAAAAGCTGGTGCAGGTTCTGGAAAACCTGGTGAGCAATGCCGTGAAATATTCCCCCGAAGGTTCCGTGGTCAGAGTAAGCGGAGCTTCCGAAGGCACTGCCTATCGGATCTCGGTGTGTGACCGGGGGATCGGCATGACGCCGCAGCAGATCGCCAGGATGTTCGAAAAATTTTATCGTGCCGTTGATCTCAACAGCGGCGTACGTGGTCTCGGGCTCGGCATGCATATCGTCAAGCACATTATCGAGCGCCACGGCGGCACCATCGCGGTTCACAGCCAGCCCGGCAAGGGAACCGAGATTATCGTCAATCTGCCTTTGGGTGGTTAA
- a CDS encoding RluA family pseudouridine synthase encodes MIMIPVTAEDAGKTVLAILQKRIPGAPRAYLRQLLRRGKVQYAGKALAEDHFLHGGETLHLPDSERLRKLCSTDLPPLEILLEADTFLAVFKPAGLAVHSSAGHEQDNLTARVRTWMQYRKAPYMVAPVHRLDVGTSGPVLFGKGRKAIAELGRILQTGPCSKIYLALVRGMPPETGMLTSAVRVQDKTKHAATRFRVLGRHRDAALLELELLSGRKHQIRQQCADAGWPVYGDRRYGGSGLIGLERLFLHCGQLSWPAGTGMPDHCVTAPLPEELLCILRCLHIDPPSPA; translated from the coding sequence ATGATAATGATACCTGTCACCGCCGAGGATGCCGGAAAGACCGTTCTCGCCATTCTCCAGAAGCGCATTCCGGGCGCACCCCGTGCCTACCTGCGTCAGCTGCTGCGTCGCGGCAAGGTGCAATACGCCGGAAAAGCCTTAGCTGAGGACCATTTCCTGCACGGCGGTGAAACACTGCATCTACCTGACAGCGAGCGACTCCGTAAGCTCTGTTCCACCGACCTGCCGCCTCTGGAGATTTTACTGGAAGCCGATACTTTCCTGGCGGTATTCAAACCTGCGGGGCTTGCCGTGCACAGCAGCGCAGGCCACGAACAGGATAACCTGACCGCACGCGTGCGAACCTGGATGCAATACCGCAAGGCCCCTTACATGGTCGCGCCGGTTCATCGCCTCGATGTCGGAACCTCGGGGCCGGTTCTGTTCGGCAAAGGCCGCAAGGCCATCGCCGAGTTGGGGCGGATTCTGCAAACCGGTCCGTGCAGCAAAATTTACCTGGCCCTGGTCCGCGGCATGCCACCGGAAACCGGCATGCTGACCAGTGCGGTCAGGGTTCAGGACAAGACCAAACATGCTGCGACACGGTTCCGGGTGTTGGGACGTCACCGCGATGCAGCCTTGCTGGAACTCGAATTACTGAGCGGCCGCAAGCACCAGATCCGCCAGCAGTGTGCCGACGCTGGCTGGCCGGTATATGGAGACCGCCGTTACGGTGGATCCGGACTGATCGGCCTGGAGCGGCTGTTTCTGCATTGTGGGCAATTATCCTGGCCCGCCGGAACCGGCATGCCGGATCACTGCGTAACGGCACCTCTGCCTGAAGAGCTGCTTTGCATTCTGCGATGCTTGCATATCGATCCGCCTTCACCAGCCTGA
- a CDS encoding AsmA-like C-terminal domain-containing protein gives MPKQRSTAPSWFRRHPFWSLTGLLSLLFAGGVCLFLATFDLNAYRQSLAERLSLALRQPVSIGSTALIWHKGPAFDLGDVRIGASRSAAVGEISHLFLKPRLLPMLSGKVVFDDMVLEKPHLQLQGFSFEQPGDGELFNLLSTLLQTVQVKNLTIVDGQLTLASRHADSRSAPVPAHIDAVQLKLRHLTSGRSCKIRIEARLMQQQGIAHFNGSGRLALDPDLRNWQTAQGQLQLQLENLALEEFARWIHLPPASLKLTGTAALTVRASGSLSEGMHFSAGVEGEKIALDWPKHYRQPRSVQKFAAEGIWILTDELAAIHDLKLSLDQLHLQGRLSLQRDKKQPWLEGTFASPPLALPRLRQWLPEEFRAPQRSLLPGNLEQGSLQIDHLRLAGPLHRFRQIDAPLPITHARLTLRKARLDLAAGLPLEEVNCSLTYQDGRLDVSQGTASLLAGPLVFSGRADRLFSDAATLTLTAGWTAPAAKLWQHLSAAHVWPGKAGGVIGLGVSVAGRPGKLQAEVRADLSGCSIELQHRIKKSGGQPGKLSFSAHQLADNWNIEKGLLTVAPFTLHFSGHLGTAKPLPLDFRLQLSPTDLKKVAELFPGAAAQHFTGTASLNGNLSGTLSAPAFNGRMVVSDARLTLPGLRSELQNINGSFNLQNHQCRFRDVKARLGQSEVLLSGTLNGLAEAALRLHVRAPRLRADELIFSGGQVEFRNLDGIMVLDRQHILYENIRFDLHNGRKFHLSGHQTFSPNHGELNIHARKASIDEVLALWDESLSNGPAVRQNPSRLVIHASVDEGQYGNLRFSDARGMIVAENNRVNISPLRCRLAAGSANGAILIDNSIASTTPLLTLTGNLSGVDAGQLQADLLRNPGLISGSMDGAFYLQGPAGPELLIRGKGGADIRMKNGVLYRFSFLSKVFSLLNVSQIFSFRLPDMAQKGMPFKRLDATLRLDEGHLETEDLIVESNAMNLSLVGNWDLRQDRLNLVMGVKPFGTVDKIVSSIPLAGWILTGESKALITAHFRISGPSGDPDVDAIPVTSVSEKVLGIFQRVLGLPGKVIEDVGELFQTGEP, from the coding sequence ATGCCCAAACAACGGTCAACAGCTCCCTCCTGGTTCCGCCGTCACCCATTCTGGTCCCTGACCGGCCTGCTGAGTCTGCTCTTTGCCGGCGGGGTTTGCTTATTTTTGGCGACGTTTGATCTGAATGCCTACCGACAGTCTCTCGCCGAGCGGCTGAGCCTGGCTCTGCGACAGCCGGTCAGCATCGGGTCCACAGCCCTTATCTGGCACAAGGGCCCGGCTTTCGACCTCGGCGATGTACGTATCGGGGCATCGCGGTCCGCAGCGGTCGGCGAAATTTCCCATCTTTTTCTGAAACCGCGGCTGCTGCCGATGCTGTCCGGCAAAGTCGTATTCGACGACATGGTGCTCGAAAAGCCCCATCTCCAGCTGCAGGGTTTCTCTTTCGAGCAGCCCGGCGACGGGGAGCTTTTCAATCTCTTGTCCACCCTGTTGCAAACAGTACAGGTAAAAAATCTGACCATCGTCGATGGACAGCTGACGCTTGCCAGCCGCCATGCCGATTCCCGGTCCGCGCCCGTGCCGGCACATATCGATGCCGTGCAACTCAAACTGCGCCATCTGACAAGCGGGCGTTCCTGTAAAATTCGAATCGAAGCCCGGCTCATGCAGCAGCAGGGCATCGCTCATTTCAATGGTTCTGGACGCCTTGCGCTGGACCCGGACCTGCGCAACTGGCAAACAGCCCAGGGCCAGCTGCAGCTGCAGCTGGAAAACCTCGCCCTGGAGGAATTCGCGCGCTGGATTCACCTGCCTCCGGCCAGCCTGAAGCTGACCGGAACAGCCGCCCTGACAGTTCGGGCAAGCGGGTCCCTGTCTGAAGGGATGCATTTTTCCGCCGGCGTGGAGGGGGAAAAGATAGCTCTCGACTGGCCGAAACATTACCGTCAGCCGCGCTCCGTGCAAAAATTTGCCGCTGAAGGCATCTGGATACTTACGGACGAACTTGCCGCCATCCATGATCTGAAGCTATCTCTCGATCAGCTCCACCTTCAGGGCCGTCTCTCCCTCCAGCGAGACAAAAAACAACCCTGGCTCGAAGGGACTTTTGCCAGTCCGCCGCTGGCCCTGCCCCGACTCCGGCAATGGCTACCCGAGGAATTTCGAGCACCGCAACGGTCCCTGTTGCCTGGCAATCTCGAACAGGGCTCACTCCAGATCGATCACCTGCGGCTCGCCGGTCCGTTGCATCGATTCAGACAGATCGACGCGCCGCTGCCCATCACCCACGCCCGGCTCACCTTGCGGAAGGCCCGCCTCGACCTGGCGGCCGGCCTTCCCCTCGAAGAGGTCAACTGCAGCCTCACGTATCAGGATGGGCGGCTGGATGTCAGCCAGGGGACGGCTTCGCTTTTGGCCGGCCCGCTAGTCTTTTCCGGCAGGGCCGACCGGCTGTTCAGCGACGCCGCAACCCTGACGCTGACGGCAGGATGGACCGCGCCGGCAGCAAAACTTTGGCAGCACCTGTCTGCCGCCCACGTATGGCCCGGCAAAGCGGGGGGAGTTATCGGCCTGGGGGTTTCGGTTGCCGGCCGTCCTGGCAAATTGCAGGCCGAGGTGCGGGCCGACCTGAGCGGCTGCAGCATCGAACTGCAGCACCGCATAAAAAAAAGCGGGGGGCAGCCGGGCAAATTGAGTTTTTCCGCGCACCAGCTTGCGGATAACTGGAACATCGAAAAAGGGCTGTTGACCGTGGCCCCCTTCACGCTGCATTTTTCAGGACACCTCGGTACCGCAAAGCCGCTGCCTCTGGATTTTCGACTGCAGCTCTCTCCGACGGACCTGAAAAAAGTCGCCGAGCTGTTTCCGGGCGCTGCAGCACAGCATTTCACGGGCACAGCTTCCCTGAACGGAAACCTTTCCGGAACATTGTCGGCCCCAGCCTTTAACGGGCGGATGGTGGTCTCCGACGCGCGCCTGACCTTGCCGGGACTGCGATCCGAACTGCAAAACATCAACGGCAGCTTCAATCTCCAGAATCATCAATGCCGGTTCCGTGACGTCAAAGCCCGCCTCGGTCAATCAGAAGTTTTGCTCAGCGGCACTTTAAACGGCCTTGCCGAAGCGGCGTTGCGATTGCATGTCCGGGCACCGCGGTTGCGTGCCGATGAGCTGATCTTTTCCGGCGGACAGGTGGAATTTCGCAATCTCGACGGCATCATGGTGCTTGACCGGCAGCACATCCTTTATGAAAATATCCGCTTCGATCTGCACAACGGGCGGAAATTTCACCTGAGCGGTCATCAGACCTTTTCTCCGAACCATGGCGAACTGAACATCCATGCCCGCAAGGCCTCCATCGATGAAGTATTGGCGCTGTGGGACGAGTCTTTGTCGAACGGGCCCGCCGTCCGCCAAAACCCCAGCCGACTGGTAATCCACGCGTCGGTCGACGAAGGGCAATATGGCAACCTGCGTTTTTCCGACGCCAGGGGGATGATCGTGGCCGAAAACAACAGGGTCAATATTTCCCCGCTCAGATGCCGACTGGCGGCGGGATCCGCAAACGGTGCCATCCTGATTGACAACAGCATCGCATCAACGACGCCCTTGTTGACCCTTACGGGAAATCTGAGCGGTGTCGATGCGGGTCAATTGCAAGCCGATCTGCTGAGAAACCCCGGCTTGATAAGCGGATCGATGGACGGTGCCTTTTATCTGCAGGGGCCTGCCGGCCCCGAACTGCTGATCCGTGGAAAAGGTGGGGCCGACATCCGGATGAAGAACGGCGTGCTGTACAGGTTTTCCTTTTTGTCCAAGGTTTTTTCACTGCTCAACGTCTCACAGATCTTCTCCTTCCGACTGCCGGACATGGCTCAGAAAGGCATGCCCTTCAAGCGGTTGGATGCCACCTTGCGTCTTGATGAGGGACACCTGGAAACGGAGGATCTGATCGTGGAAAGCAATGCCATGAACCTTTCCCTGGTGGGCAACTGGGACCTGCGTCAAGATCGTCTGAACCTGGTCATGGGCGTCAAACCGTTCGGCACCGTGGACAAGATCGTATCCAGCATCCCCCTGGCCGGATGGATCCTGACCGGCGAGAGCAAAGCCCTGATTACGGCACATTTTCGCATCAGCGGACCGAGCGGGGATCCCGACGTCGATGCCATCCCCGTCACCTCCGTCTCGGAAAAGGTGCTGGGCATCTTTCAAAGAGTGCTCGGTTTGCCTGGCAAGGTTATCGAAGACGTGGGGGAACTGTTTCAGACCGGAGAGCCCTGA
- the ubiE gene encoding bifunctional demethylmenaquinone methyltransferase/2-methoxy-6-polyprenyl-1,4-benzoquinol methylase UbiE, which produces MSNDYRPGMDTRHLFDRIAPRYDLLNRLLSFGIDRRWRRAAVQVLELAGNALVLDAATGTADVALAIAAAHPAVRVVGVDLSANMLRAAAAKSGLLAERIRLLQGSCENLPLRAELFEGAVIAFGIRNVLDREAALREFYRVLKPGGRLAVLEFSRPPGFLLGRLYRFYSHWVLPRIGSLLSDGSAYRYLPDSVEVFPSRYAFMRLMEHAGFRQVCHCDLTGGIATLYSGCRPLHDPLRETGMAETPNCPGQGSPV; this is translated from the coding sequence ATGTCCAATGACTATCGGCCGGGGATGGATACCCGGCACTTGTTCGACCGCATAGCGCCCCGCTATGATCTGCTCAATCGGTTGCTATCCTTCGGCATCGATCGTCGCTGGCGGCGCGCCGCGGTGCAGGTGCTGGAACTGGCCGGCAATGCCCTGGTCCTGGATGCGGCCACCGGTACCGCCGATGTGGCGCTGGCGATTGCCGCGGCACATCCGGCCGTCAGGGTGGTCGGCGTGGATCTGTCGGCGAATATGCTGCGTGCCGCCGCCGCCAAATCCGGCCTGCTGGCGGAGCGGATCCGTCTTTTGCAGGGATCCTGCGAGAATCTGCCCTTGCGCGCCGAGCTTTTCGAGGGAGCGGTCATCGCCTTTGGCATCCGCAACGTTCTCGATCGCGAGGCGGCCCTGCGTGAGTTCTATCGTGTGCTGAAGCCCGGAGGTCGCCTGGCGGTGCTGGAGTTTTCCCGGCCGCCTGGCTTTTTGCTGGGCCGACTTTACCGTTTTTACAGCCATTGGGTACTGCCGCGTATTGGCAGTCTTCTTTCCGATGGCTCCGCTTATCGCTATCTTCCTGATTCAGTCGAGGTTTTTCCTTCCCGATATGCGTTCATGCGCCTCATGGAGCATGCCGGGTTTCGACAGGTGTGCCATTGCGACCTGACCGGCGGCATCGCCACTCTTTACAGCGGCTGCCGCCCGCTTCACGATCCCCTGCGGGAAACCGGGATGGCCGAGACGCCGAACTGTCCCGGTCAGGGCTCTCCGGTCTGA
- a CDS encoding (deoxy)nucleoside triphosphate pyrophosphohydrolase, with the protein MQPLIVVAAILRQQERVLITRRPAHKPHGGLWELPGGKLRSNESPQCALRRELCEELGIEASVEWIFDVVYHRYDWGPVLILAYECRWLEGTLQHLEVEDHRWIHPGESGRYPMLEADQPIFERLACRKPVCGNIAALDSMLKTRP; encoded by the coding sequence ATGCAGCCACTGATCGTTGTCGCAGCCATCCTGAGGCAGCAGGAACGCGTTTTGATCACCCGCCGTCCCGCGCACAAACCCCATGGTGGTTTGTGGGAACTGCCCGGCGGCAAGCTGCGGAGCAATGAATCGCCACAGTGCGCCCTGCGGCGGGAATTGTGCGAGGAACTGGGGATCGAAGCGTCGGTGGAATGGATTTTTGACGTGGTGTACCACCGCTACGACTGGGGTCCGGTTCTGATCCTGGCCTACGAATGCCGCTGGCTCGAAGGCACCCTGCAACACCTGGAAGTGGAGGATCACCGCTGGATTCACCCCGGCGAAAGCGGCCGTTACCCCATGCTGGAGGCGGATCAACCGATTTTTGAACGCCTTGCTTGCCGGAAACCCGTTTGCGGAAACATTGCCGCCCTCGACAGCATGCTCAAGACCCGCCCTTAA